From a single Ooceraea biroi isolate clonal line C1 chromosome 12, Obir_v5.4, whole genome shotgun sequence genomic region:
- the LOC105278838 gene encoding NADH dehydrogenase [ubiquinone] 1 alpha subcomplex subunit 2, with protein MAAVKFGKHLKELRIHLCQTSKSSQGVRDFIEQQYVPLKKSNPRFPVLVRECSAIEPKLYARYEYGVERCVPLSNLKSEDVLGRIRELATRQN; from the exons ATGGCTGCTGTGAAGTTCGGCAAGCACCTGAAGGAGCTGCGAATCCACCTCTGCCAGACGTCGAAGTCGAGCCAGGGCGTTAG GGACTTCATCGAGCAACAGTATGTGCCGCTGAAGAAGAGCAATCCGAGATTTCCCGTCTTGGTCAGAGAGTGCTCGGCGATCGAACCGAAACTGTACGCGCGTTACG AGTACGGCGTGGAGCGCTGCGTACCTCTCTCCAACCTGAAATCGGAAGACGTGCTTGGGAGAATTCGGGAATTGGCGACTCGACAAAACTAA